One Temnothorax longispinosus isolate EJ_2023e chromosome 8, Tlon_JGU_v1, whole genome shotgun sequence genomic region harbors:
- the LOC139817874 gene encoding eukaryotic translation initiation factor 3 subunit C-like: MRNILYFLYDKISTCHRLKDEKQAAAIIDKVQEYLERQGTMSELCRVYLRKIEHMYYKFDSNVMKQKEGELGSDAITSVQVMEKLCKYVYAHDNTDRLRTCAILSHIYHHALHDNWFQARDLILMSHLQETKQHSDPATQILYNRTIAHLGLCAFRRANIKYAHNCLVDLIVTGKVKELLAQGLLPQRQHERSKKQEKIEKQRQMPFHMHINLELLECVYLVSAMLIEIPYMAAHEFDARRRMISKTFYQQLQSSERQSLVGPSESMREHVVAAAKAMRNGNWSACNDYIINEMMNAKVWDLFHQADKVRAMLTRLIKEEALRTYLFTYLHVYDSISMPKLADMFQLKRPIVHSIISKMIINEELMASMDDPSGTVVMHRSEPSRFQSLALQLTDKVNNFIDSNESIFEMKQGNFFSKGNQGNFRNRQSYKVEAHKIAGAMSRMQNSYAHALWYLYSAHGF; encoded by the exons ATGCgaaatatattgtactttttatacgataaaatatcCACTTGTCACAGATTGAAAGATGAGAAGCAGGCTGCTGCCATAATTGACAAAGTTCAAGAATATTTGGAGAGGCAAGGAACTATGTCCGAGCTCTGCCGCGTGTATCTTCGTAAAATCGAGCACATGTATTACAAATTTGATTCGAATGTTATGAAACAAAAGGAG GGTGAACTGGGATCAGACGCAATCACATCCGTGCAAGTTATGGAAAAACTATGCAAATACGTTTATGCCCACGATAACACTGATCGGTTGAGAACTTGCGCGATTCTCTCGCACATTTATCACCACGCTCTTCACGATAACTGGTTCCAAGCTCGCGACTTGATTCTGATGTCGCATCTCCAGGAAACTAAACAACATTCTGATCCAGCCACACAG attttatacaaTCGTACGATAGCCCATCTGGGATTATGTGCGTTCCGTCGTGCGAATATTAAATACGCCCACAACTGCTTGGTCGATTTGATAGTGACGGGCAAAGTAAAGGAACTTCTGGCGCAAGGTCTGCTTCCGCAGCGACAGCACGAGCGTAGCAAAAAGCAGGAGAAGATCGAGAAGCAAAGGCAAATGCCTTTCCACATGCATATTAATCTCGAACTTCTGGAATGTGTGTACCTTGTTTCAGCAATGCTCATCGAAATTCCGTACATGGCTG cGCACGAGTTTGATGCGAGACGGAGAATGATTTCGAAGACATTTTACCAGCAATTGCAGTCCAGCGAACGCCAATCGTTAGTCGGACCTTCGGAATCTATGAGGGAGCACGTCGTTGCCGCTGCCAAAGCGATGCGTAACGGAAATTGGTCCGCTTGCAacgattacattataaatgaaatgatGAACGCAAAG gTGTGGGATCTCTTCCATCAAGCGGATAAAGTGCGAGCTATGTTAACGCGATTGATCAAAGAAGAGGCATTGAGGACTTACCTGTTCACGTATTTGCATGTATATGATTCGATCTCAATGCCGAAGCTCGCGGACATGTTCCAGTTGAAGCGGCCCATAGTCCATTCGATTATCAGTAAAATGATCATCAACGAGGAACTTATG gCATCTATGGACGACCCAAGTGGAACTGTAGTTATGCATCGAAGCGAGCCAAGCCGCTTTCAATCATTGGCTCTGCAGTTGACGGATAAAGTCAACAACTTTATAGATTCGAACGAAAGTATCTTCGAAATGAAGCAAG gTAACTTCTTCTCAAAAGGAAACCAAGGCAATTTCCGCAATCGTCAGAGTtataaggtggaagcacataaaattgcaggagccatgagcagaatgcagaactcatatgcgcatgcgctatggtatctgtatTCTGCCCatggcttctga